One window of Arachis hypogaea cultivar Tifrunner unplaced genomic scaffold, arahy.Tifrunner.gnm2.J5K5 arahy.Tifrunner.gnm2.scaffold_55, whole genome shotgun sequence genomic DNA carries:
- the LOC114927215 gene encoding LOB domain-containing protein 18-like codes for MTKDNRDTVEVEVKVLALQAELSFLQNHLATMEIRQPPPIPPTQGVPTSPIFSVADLPTVVGVAPTTLSMPATFDPSSHFDPATWAMYQRVMMDPRQYMAVSSPIGPTASGDVDLQTVACELINRHVPLQAPPQTSGSNAASTSAPSLSSSK; via the coding sequence GTGTTGGCTTTACAAGCCGAACTCTCATTCTTACAAAATCATCTTGCTACAATGGAGATACGACAACCGCCACCAATTCCTCCAACGCAAGGAGTGCCGACATCACCTATTTTCTCAGTTGCAGATTTACCAACGGTTGTGGGTGTTGCCCCCACCACCTTATCAATGCCGGCCACTTTTGATCCATCTTCCCACTTTGATCCAGCAACTTGGGCTATGTATCAACGGGTCATGATGGACCCACGGCAATACATGGCTGTTTCAAGCCCAATAGGCCCAACTGCTAGTGGTGATGTTGATCTCCAAACAGTTGCATGTGAGCTCATCAATAGGCACGTGCCTCTGCAAGCACCACCTCAGACTTCTGGTTCCAATGCTGCATCGACGTCAGCTCCATCACTTAGTTCTTCTAAGTGA